The segment GCGCCGCGGACTCGGCGGCTTCGTCGGCGGAGGAGATCGACACGTCCATGCGGCCGTAGATTTCGCGGCTGGGCTGGCGGGGGCGGGACTCGCCGCGGCCGAGCGCCGCGTAATCGTTAAGAATGCGGTCGGCGGGCAGACGCAGGAACTGCGCGTAGCTGCGCAGGAAACCGCGGACGTAGAGTTCGGTCAGGTTGATGTCGAACTGGTTGTTCTCGAATTTGCTCAGGTAATCACCGCGGATCTTCGTGGCTTCAGCGGCTTCACGGATCGAAATCCCTTTCTTCTTGCGAGCTTCCTCGAGGCGTTCGCCGATGGTCTGCATGGGGTTGAGTTAGGAGGGGCCGAAATTTATGTCACCACGAAACGCGCGACCGCACAACCGTTGATGCAAGCGGGCGGGGCGCAGGAGTAGGCAAACTCAAAGTGAATCCAGGTCGACGAGAATCTCGCGCGGGCTGGAGCCATTCTCCGGGCCGACGATGCCCTTCTCCTCCATGATTTCCATGATGCGCGCGGCGCGATTGTAGCCGATCCGCAGCCGGCGCTGCAGCATCGAGGTCGAGGCGCGCTTCGAGGCCCTGAGCACGTCGAGGGCCTGGTTGAACAAGTCCTCGTCGTCGCCGAGATCAGCGTCGTCGCCGCCGCCGTCCTCGTCCTCCTCGCTGGCGGCGCGATCGATCTGCTGCTGGACCGTGTGCGCGTACTGCGGCGGCCCGTTGCGTTTGAGGAACTCGACGAGTTCCATGACCTCGTCGTCGGAAACGAACGCGCCCTGCGCGCGCACCAGCCGCGAGGATCCGGGCGGGGCAAACAGCATGTCGCCGCGACCGATCAGCGTATCGGCGCCCTTCACGTCGAGGATGGTCCGCGAGTCGACCTGCGAGGCGACCTGGAACGCGATGCGCGAGGGCAGGTTCGCCTTGATGACGCCGGTGATGACGTTCACCGAGGGGCGCTGCGTGGCGATGATCAAATGGATACCGGCGGCGCGGGCGAGCTGGGCGAGCCGAGCGATCGAGGTCTCGATCTCGGCGGGCGCCACCATCATCAGGTCGGCGAGTTCGTCGATGATCGCGACGATGTAGGGCAGCCGTTCGGGGATTTCGATGTCGTCCATCGGCGGCGTGATGCCTTCCAGCGTGGGCTGGGCTTCGGTCGGAGGAAATTCGGGCGTGGGATGTTTCTTGCGCGAATTGAAGCCGAGGATGTTCCGCACATTGCACTTGGCGAAGATCTGGTAGCGCTGCTCCATCTCGGCGAGGAGCCACTTCAGCGCCGCCGGCACCTTCTTCGGCTCCGTCACCACCGGAATCAGCATGTGCGGCAGCGGGTTGAAGACCTTCAACTCGACCACCTTCGGGTCGACCATCAGCAGCCGGACGTTTTTCGGCGAGGCGCTGTACACGATCGAGGCGACGATGGAATTGATGCAGACGGACTTGCCCGAACCGGTGGCTCCCGCGATGAGCAAGTGCGGCATCTTGGTCAGATCCGAGATGAGCGGGCGACCGGACACGTCCTTGCCGAGCGCGATCGGTAGCTCCGCGCGCGCGCTGACCCACTCCTCGCTCTCGAGAATCTCGCGCATGCCGACGGGCGTGGGATGCTGGTTGGGTACCTCGACACCAACGGCTGCCTTTCCGGGAATCGGCGCGAGAATCCGGACCGACTGCGCGCGCATGCCGAGCGCGATGTTCTTGTCGAGGCCGGCGATCTTCTCGACGCGCACGCCGGCCGCCGGGACGACCTCGTAGCGGGTGATGACCGGACCGACGTGAATCTCGCCCAAGCTGACCTCG is part of the Opitutus terrae PB90-1 genome and harbors:
- a CDS encoding FtsK/SpoIIIE family DNA translocase, with amino-acid sequence MPKSETSNSNSGPSFQAPRYKPNWLVAAICFVLGPSLTVALIDYAPNQVTLNSTHATATNIVGTFGANTVWCMLWIFGVSVVLVPIFLFWMLYVSIRNPRRLTASRSGAMLVCIIALASLAAMIEFRDNAWFPQGLGGLAGVLLYKRALSDTIGLFGSGLLLGTVYVCGLVFIFTKDLGAELERYLAAFHAWRDARAKRRAELAELAAKAKAEQAKAAKTGLAPAAPAPSSAGAPAAIGPSAKKFVVPKSDDPLAKPALAPAAAATLEPPPQKAESKPASLRLPARTAEASADRAAALTPAGGKLELNIVKPEENKKSKAASVTIRSDDKDYEYPPLTLLKEQTKSSTANGEEEHRQNAENLLRILSEFGVEVSLGEIHVGPVITRYEVVPAAGVRVEKIAGLDKNIALGMRAQSVRILAPIPGKAAVGVEVPNQHPTPVGMREILESEEWVSARAELPIALGKDVSGRPLISDLTKMPHLLIAGATGSGKSVCINSIVASIVYSASPKNVRLLMVDPKVVELKVFNPLPHMLIPVVTEPKKVPAALKWLLAEMEQRYQIFAKCNVRNILGFNSRKKHPTPEFPPTEAQPTLEGITPPMDDIEIPERLPYIVAIIDELADLMMVAPAEIETSIARLAQLARAAGIHLIIATQRPSVNVITGVIKANLPSRIAFQVASQVDSRTILDVKGADTLIGRGDMLFAPPGSSRLVRAQGAFVSDDEVMELVEFLKRNGPPQYAHTVQQQIDRAASEEDEDGGGDDADLGDDEDLFNQALDVLRASKRASTSMLQRRLRIGYNRAARIMEIMEEKGIVGPENGSSPREILVDLDSL